GCCGAGTACTGATGCGCTGACAGCATGGAGTTCCAGCTGAACAGATCCTTATCAGTATCTGGCAGCCCCTCAAACACCATGGTTGCATCGTGCACCTGGTGGCACTTCCCGTAAAGATCTATCAACGCATTGCACACAGATGCCTCCTTGTCAAATCCTGACTTCACCGACAACCCGTGTACTGCAGCCCCGCGCCCCAAATCGGCTGTTGCTGTACACACGGACAAGATCCCGGTGACTGTGAAGCTGCTGATCTCCACCCCACCCTCCTCCCTCATCTTCCTGAAGCACTCCGTGGCGCGGTCAAAGCACCCAAGTTTCACGAACCCATTGACCATGGAGTTCCACACGACGACATCCCGGTGCCTCAATTCGTCGAACAGGCGGTGCGCATGGTCAGCGAGACCGAACCTCAGGCACCCGCGGAGCAGAGCGCTGGCGCAGAACAGGTCGTGTGCGAGGCCGAAGCGGAGCGCGAGGGCATGGAGCGCGAGCAGGTTCGGCGAGGCGGGGGCCGAGGCGAAGAGGGGCGGGAAGGAGAAGGCGTCGGGGGAGTGTgcggcgaggaggcggcggaAGAGCGGGAGCGCGAGCGCGTGCGGCAGGGAGAGCGCGGCGTTGAAGCAGGGCAGCGGGGGCGGCGCGGAGGCCGGGAGGAGGAGCGGGACGGCCGGGTGCAGCGCGGCCGGGCCGCGAGCGTAGAGGGAGACGAGGGACGTGATCACGGCGGGGGACGCGGCGAGGCGGCCCGACACGACCAGGTGCGCGTGGAGagggaggagcaggcgcgcggaCGAAGGGCCCGCGCGGGAGAGGATGGCGTGGAGCGGGACGCGCAGCGCCGCCATCTCCCGGCGGGCGGCGAGGCAGCGGCTGCCGAAAGATGG
This genomic stretch from Miscanthus floridulus cultivar M001 unplaced genomic scaffold, ASM1932011v1 fs_666_2, whole genome shotgun sequence harbors:
- the LOC136532606 gene encoding pentatricopeptide repeat-containing protein At3g14730-like; the protein is MAALRVPLHAILSRAGPSSARLLLPLHAHLVVSGRLAASPAVITSLVSLYARGPAALHPAVPLLLPASAPPPLPCFNAALSLPHALALPLFRRLLAAHSPDAFSFPPLFASAPASPNLLALHALALRFGLAHDLFCASALLRGCLRFGLADHAHRLFDELRHRDVVVWNSMVNGFVKLGCFDRATECFRKMREEGGVEISSFTVTGILSVCTATADLGRGAAVHGLSVKSGFDKEASVCNALIDLYGKCHQVHDATMVFEGLPDTDKDLFSWNSMLSAHQYSADHTGTMRLFARMRRTALLPDAVTVAAVLPACAQTAALQVGREVHGYIVTSGLASDGALDVFACNALADMYVKSGGLDDARRVFDWTRQRDVASWNIMIDGYASHGSGQEALMLFHQMIEEGLVPDEVTLLGALSACSHSGLLEEGKGFLKRMKEEFGLEPQLEHYACVTDMLGRAGRLDEARKVIEEAGDVGAGAWRTYLAACRMHGDKERAQEAARMLMMAEESGSGGWVLLANTYGWDGNFEELEEVREEMKRQGVQKAAGCSWVEVR